A window of Streptomyces sp. NBC_01142 genomic DNA:
CACGCCCGCTCGTTCTCCGCGCGGGAAGTCCGGCTCGAGCGGGTCGCACTGTCGAAGGCGTAGGAGTCATAGCCGAAGAACAGCTCGTCCGCGCCTTCGCCGGACACCACTCCCTTGATTCCGGAGAAGCGCACGCTATCGGCCAGCATCATGGCGGCCACGTTGTACGTCTCACGCTGCGGATAGCAGCAGTGCCGGACCATCTGCTCGAACTTCGAGGCGATGTCGGTCTGCCGGCACAGGATCTGCTCGTGTTTGCTTCCGACTGCCTGCGCCACTTCCCGCTGGAAACGTCCCTCGTCGAGGCCCGGATCGTCGAAGACTACCGAGAACGTCCGGACAGGCCGGGCAGTGAGAGCCACCGCTTCCGTCAGAATCGCGGTGGAGTCGAATCCTCCGCTCAGATAGGCGCCGATCTCCACGTCGGCATGCAGGCGGTCCCGGACCGACCGCTGCAGTCCCTCGCGCAGCGCCTCGCCGGATACGGGTTCCGCGGCCGGTGCGAAGTCGCCGTAGCGCCAGTAACGCAGGGTCTCCCGGCCACTGGCGTCGAACCGGACGGCGCAGCCGGGGGGAACGGCCTGCACCTCTTTCACGAGAGTGCGCGGCGCGACGATGTTGCCCATCGAGAAATACTGGTCGACCGCCCCCATATCCACCTTCCAGGACCGGCTGACGCACTGAACCAGCGGCTTGATCTCCGAGGCGAAGTGCACGTCCGGACCCGTAGCGGTGTAGTACATCGGGCAGATGCCGAACCGGTCCCTGGCCAGGAACATCGCATTCTCGGCGCGGTCGAGAACGACCGTGGCGAACTGTCCGTCCACCAGTCGGAGTCCCTCGATCCCGTACTGTGCGACTAGCTCTGGGATGACGGATACGTCGACGCCGTTGTTCTGCCGGTCGGCGCCCACTCTGGCGCGCAGATCCCGAGCGTTGAACACTTCGCCGTTCGTCATGGCCACGTAGCGGCCGCTGCGGTCCTCGGCCGGCTGCCACCCGTCGGTCAGGCCGGTGAAGCCGAGGCGGCCGAGCTTCGCGGAGATCGTCTCGGTGTTCAGCGAGTAGGTCTCGTCGGGCCCACGGTGGATGAGCCGGGAGTGCATGGCAGCGGCAATGCTGCGATCAACCCCACCGTTCGGGGAAAAAGTCCCGCATACGCCACACATCGCTTTCACACACCCCGGTCACGAAGTTCGTCGGCAAGGACCTTCAAGTTCTCCGCCCGGAGTACGTCCCGGACACCGGCATCCATCCAGCCGAGTTCCTTCAGCTTGTTGACGAGGATCACCGTGGAGGCCGAATCGCCACCGATGTCATAGAAGTTGTCGTTGAGGGCGGCGTCGTTCACACCGGTGAGGTGGCGCACCAGATCGAGGATCTGCTCCTCCGGCGGGACGGTTTTGCCGCCGGTCTCACCAACTTCCGGCGCGGAATGACGGCTGGCCTTGAGAGCGTCGCGATCGACCTTGCCGTTACGCGTGTAGGGAAGCGACTCGATCTGCTGGATCACCGAGGGGACCTTGTAGGAGTCGAGGACCGTCTCCAGGTGCGCACGCAGCGCCCGGGGGGTGACGGTGCCCTGGTAGTAGCAGACCAGAGCCTCAGCGGCGTAGTCGTCCGCGCCCTCATGCGACTCTGCGGTCACCACCGCCTCCACGACTCCGTCGAGCCGGCATGCCGCGCTCTCGATCTCGCCGGGATCGAGCCGGTAGCCCCGGATCTTCAGCTGCCGGTCCAGCCGTTCGACGAAGAAGACCTGCCCGCCGCGGCGTTCGACGATGTCGCCGGTCCGGTAGACCCGGCTCGCCGCGCCGTCGGTGAAGGGCCGCAGGCCCTGCGCGGTCAGATAGCCGATCGCGACGCTCTCGCCGGTGATGACCAGCTCACCACGGGTGACTTGCGATCCGGTGGGCCCGTCCCCGCCCGCCGTCGGCAGGGGGAGGATGTCGTAACTGCAATCGCCCACCACCGCGCCGAGCGGCACGGACTCGGTGCAGTCGTCCGGGTCCAGCGGGTCGCTGAGGAAGTTGCAGACGGTGGTCTCCGTGGTCCCGTACGCGTTGTGGAGCGCCGCCTCCGACGACCACTTCTGTACCACCGCCTGGCGGCAGGCTCCGCCGCCGTTGATGACGTGCTCCAGGCTCATCGCGCTCGACGGCTCGGTCGCCGTCAGCGCGAACGGAGTCGTCTTCAGATGAGTGATGCGGAACTTCTCCAGAGTGGCCTGGAGCACCGTTCCTGGGCTGAGCTGCTCCTCACCGAGAACCACCAGGCACGCGCCTGCGGTCAGGGTCCACAGGATCTCCGTGATGCATCCGTCGAAGGTCAGTCGGGCGAACTGCAGCGTACGGCTCTTTGTGCCCAACTCCAGAGAGCGCACATGGTCCTGGACCATCCGGGCCAGCGGTCCGGTGCGCACCAGCACACACTTGGGCTCCCCCGTCGATCCCGAGGTGTGGATCGCGTAACCCACACTGCCCTGGTACGGCGCAAGCTCCGCAGGTGCCCGCAGCTGCCGCTCTCCCGCGTCCCCGCGCCACTCGGCCGGCGTGTCGACGAGCTCTGGCGGGTGCGACAAGGCAGGGCTCTTGGCGACCCTGTTGATACCGAGCGAGGACACCTTGGTCCTGTTCGAGGACCCGCTGTCACGGGGGTCGATGAACACGAACGGGCGTCCGGCCCGCAATGCGCCCACCATGGCGACAATGGAGCCCGAGGTACGTATGGCCTCGATCCCGATGAACTCACCGGGCGCGGTCAGTGCTTCGAGCTGCCCGATGAACTCCCGCACTTGCTCGCCGAATTCCCGGTAGCTGAGCACCCCGTCCGCGGTCTCCAGGGCAGTGCATTCGGGACGCTCCTGGATGGTGTGCTCGATCGCGTCTGCCACTGATATCTGCTGTACGGGCACGCCTTCAGCCCTTCACGGAGTGGGAGAGGGTGCCGATGCCCTCTACGACAGAGGTGATGGAATCGCCGGAGTTGATCACTGCGGCTCCCGGAGTTCCCGTGCAGATGACGGTTCCGGGCACGAGGGTGCGGCCGGCCGTGAAGTACTCGACCAGGTAGCCGAGGTCGTACTTCATGTCGGAGACCTGTGCGGAGGCGACGACCTCACCGTTGCGCACGGTCGAGACCCGGATCGACTGAAGGTCCGCGTCTTCGAACTCGTCGAGGGTCACCAGCTGCGGGCCCACGCTGCAGAACGTGTCGAATCCCTTGGCCCACGGAATGTAGCGGGGGTTCTCTCGGATGACGTCTTCCGCAGTCATGTC
This region includes:
- the asnB gene encoding asparagine synthase (glutamine-hydrolyzing), giving the protein MCGVCGTFSPNGGVDRSIAAAMHSRLIHRGPDETYSLNTETISAKLGRLGFTGLTDGWQPAEDRSGRYVAMTNGEVFNARDLRARVGADRQNNGVDVSVIPELVAQYGIEGLRLVDGQFATVVLDRAENAMFLARDRFGICPMYYTATGPDVHFASEIKPLVQCVSRSWKVDMGAVDQYFSMGNIVAPRTLVKEVQAVPPGCAVRFDASGRETLRYWRYGDFAPAAEPVSGEALREGLQRSVRDRLHADVEIGAYLSGGFDSTAILTEAVALTARPVRTFSVVFDDPGLDEGRFQREVAQAVGSKHEQILCRQTDIASKFEQMVRHCCYPQRETYNVAAMMLADSVRFSGIKGVVSGEGADELFFGYDSYAFDSATRSSRTSRAENERAWGRADFSWEVDWRKVGQRRDDYLAPVAQEALEGDEFWRTRLIPFSEDEVKSLSPMQLRSIADVYVQLSGHLLGDHGDSMLMGNSIEGRYPFLGNAVVSLALQVEDSAKVVDFEGKACLKSAYEGIVPDSVLRRGKHGFTAYDLRSVTDARTWDEWRGLVEASGIFTPGCLGTRAGQGAEKWDFRLSAISIAMVMDELGLGL
- a CDS encoding non-ribosomal peptide synthetase → MADAIEHTIQERPECTALETADGVLSYREFGEQVREFIGQLEALTAPGEFIGIEAIRTSGSIVAMVGALRAGRPFVFIDPRDSGSSNRTKVSSLGINRVAKSPALSHPPELVDTPAEWRGDAGERQLRAPAELAPYQGSVGYAIHTSGSTGEPKCVLVRTGPLARMVQDHVRSLELGTKSRTLQFARLTFDGCITEILWTLTAGACLVVLGEEQLSPGTVLQATLEKFRITHLKTTPFALTATEPSSAMSLEHVINGGGACRQAVVQKWSSEAALHNAYGTTETTVCNFLSDPLDPDDCTESVPLGAVVGDCSYDILPLPTAGGDGPTGSQVTRGELVITGESVAIGYLTAQGLRPFTDGAASRVYRTGDIVERRGGQVFFVERLDRQLKIRGYRLDPGEIESAACRLDGVVEAVVTAESHEGADDYAAEALVCYYQGTVTPRALRAHLETVLDSYKVPSVIQQIESLPYTRNGKVDRDALKASRHSAPEVGETGGKTVPPEEQILDLVRHLTGVNDAALNDNFYDIGGDSASTVILVNKLKELGWMDAGVRDVLRAENLKVLADELRDRGV